The DNA window atacagacagaaatTGCTCAAAcgaatgcatttatatatattcaattatttagttGTATGTTACATATATAgaagtatatatataccaaatttgatGGCTATAGCTCTAGTAGTCTGCGAGTTCTTaatgctcatacagacagaaatTGCTCAATCGacttcatttatatatattcaaatatttaggAGTAAGCTACATatatagaattatttaaataacaaatgttaTGGCTCTAGGTCATATAGTCTGCAAAATCTTCAAGCTCATACAGTCAGAAAGCTCTGctatatacatttgcataactaGTTGAtaagtttttcgcttttttttataagcatttcaaaataaacaagccaaagtgcatttgctgctgctgctgccactggcaCTTCAAGTCGAAAGATAATCAGGCTAGGCTAACAAACAGCTGACCGCATATATCAAGACGATCAAAGCCACTTGGGGAGAATTCGCGTCATCTAATCTAATCTCGAGCCAGTCCACTTGTCAAAGTGCTAAACAAAGCGCAGCGAGTTGAATTAAAGAGCGCACAGTAAACTCGCGTCGAGCGAAACTGAAAGATGCAGAAAGTGGCACAaacattaatattaacaacaattgtgctGCTTGTGCAGCTAACGGTAATAGCGTTGAGCCTGGAGTGCTATGCATGCGATTCGGCGGAGGACGCCGAGTGCGCGACGCGGCCAGGACAGCAGCTGGAAGTGGAGGAGTGCCAGGCGGCGCAGGACGAGTGCGTCACATCGATAACAGCGGGCCTAACGCGTCGCGGCTGCCTGGGGCGACTCTATCCCAACGGCTACTGTGCCGCGCCCTGCGAGCGTTGCAACACAAGTCTGTGCAACCGGCTCGTTTATCCTGTGAACCGACTGCGCTGCTATCAGTGCAACGGCGCCAGCTGCATTGACGTCAGCGAGcggccgcagctgctgctgccatgtcCTGTCTATAGCGCCGAGGATCGTTGCTATACCAACATTTTGCACATCAGCAACACGCAGCGCGGCTGCGAGCACACCGATCTGCCTGCCACATGTCCGCATGTGTGCCTCAAGTGCAACTACAATGGCTGCAACAGCAATCGCACCATCGAGGAGGCGCGTTGTCTAAGTTGCATGCATATGCGCAACAATCCCAATCCCCAATGcctgcggcagcaacaagctgctgctgctgctgctgttggtggcaCTGAGTGCGCTTTGAGCAATGCCACCGTCTCGGAATGCGTTAACAAATTCATGATTGGGCATAAGGAACGCTGCTATAcgcatattaataaacaaactgaGGTGCTGCAACGTGGCTGCTCCACCACCATGGGCTTCTTTCCCACTGGCGAGCTGCACGAGTGCTATGGCGAGAATTGCAATACTCAGTGCCAGGATATTGCCTGTGCGGTTTGCAATTCAACTAGCAGCAACATTGATAATTGCCGTCGTGGCATCGCTCTCAGTGCCGAGCAGTGCGCTCCAGGCACTACGAGCTGTTATTCCTGCGAGAAAGGTTAGGGTGAGTCCAACTAAGCGTGAGAGTGTAGATTAGTTATCCATAGTTATTGCAGCATATAATAATTCTATAATCTTTGCATAAAGTgagcttttaatattgttattaatatctTTAGCTTAGGCAAGTTCATTGAACTAAAGAAGAATTTACTATCGATTATTTCGATAACAATAGACTGTAGGTTAATTCTATAAAATAGAATAACATAATCTAAAAaactttgcattaaatttactttgcaCACATGTTATCGATAGCTATAAAGCATTATGGCATATAATAGTTCTATAAACGTTGCTTAAAGTTAGCTTTCGGTATTGTTATTGactgtattttatatatttaggtTTGGCAAATTTATCAAACTATTCAAGAATTCATAACAAACGAATTTACTATCGATTATATCGATAGCAACTGCACAGCAGACTTAAAGCGAagattaatttgcataaaatagaATAGCATAATTCTCtaaactttgctttaaataagcTGTGCATACATGTTATCGATAGTTATCACAAcattacattaaataattttataatctCTGCTTTAAGTGAGTGTTCGATATTGTAATTGACTGTATTTGATAGCAAGTTCACAAATATCGATTATATCGATAACAACCATTTGTGGCGTATATTAAACAACTTTTGCCGATTTTTTCTAGACACGCTTATACGTCGTGGCTGCGCTGATGCCAGCTATGAGCCTAGAGCGGGAGAGGCGTGTCAGCTCTGCCGCAGCGGCGATGCTTGCAACCGAAATTCAATACGCAGCTGTTATCGCTGCAATTCACAGGAACAGGGCGACGACTGTGCTGCCATGTTGCAGCCCAGCGCAATGAACATAAGCAACTGTAGCTCCCCAACCGAGCTATGCGTGAGCACTGTGCTCAGTCGCTTGCAGCTGGTGTACACTGTACGTGGCTGCGCTGCCGATGTGCCCGAATGCAGCGCCAATGATCCCTACTGTGTGCGTTGCAACGGCAGTTTATGCAACAGTGCCGCAACCTTGTGGTCAACCGAACTAAAGCTACAAGAGCTGagagtggcaacaacaaaaacaacgacTGGCAGTCGCTTTGGGCAGCTGCTTGGATATCTACAGCAATTATTGCCACAAGCATTTAGTtgaataaacattaaaaaaaaaaacttgtatgAATAATTCCATTTTCGTAAATgtagataaataaattgaaatcgCTCAGGGAGTGTGTAAAGTGCTGATAAGCAAGCGGATATGAAGGAAATAACGTGCAACAAAACACATTGCGTTGTGATAAGAGAATAAAGCGtttaagagagcgagagagagagcgagagag is part of the Drosophila busckii strain San Diego stock center, stock number 13000-0081.31 chromosome X, ASM1175060v1, whole genome shotgun sequence genome and encodes:
- the LOC108607143 gene encoding uncharacterized protein LOC108607143, translating into MQKVAQTLILTTIVLLVQLTVIALSLECYACDSAEDAECATRPGQQLEVEECQAAQDECVTSITAGLTRRGCLGRLYPNGYCAAPCERCNTSLCNRLVYPVNRLRCYQCNGASCIDVSERPQLLLPCPVYSAEDRCYTNILHISNTQRGCEHTDLPATCPHVCLKCNYNGCNSNRTIEEARCLSCMHMRNNPNPQCLRQQQAAAAAAVGGTECALSNATVSECVNKFMIGHKERCYTHINKQTEVLQRGCSTTMGFFPTGELHECYGENCNTQCQDIACAVCNSTSSNIDNCRRGIALSAEQCAPGTTSCYSCEKDTLIRRGCADASYEPRAGEACQLCRSGDACNRNSIRSCYRCNSQEQGDDCAAMLQPSAMNISNCSSPTELCVSTVLSRLQLVYTVRGCAADVPECSANDPYCVRCNGSLCNSAATLWSTELKLQELRVATTKTTTGSRFGQLLGYLQQLLPQAFS